GGTCAAGAAGAAACTGCTTCATTGTACGGAAAGATGTGTGGGAAAAGTTTCCCAGGATAAGGATTTGGTAACATTTTGTCAGAAAAATTACCAAACTTCATGTTTTTGTTGTGACTTTTCTTGGTATCACCAAACAAAATAATGGTGAAGCCTTTGTGTCCCACATTCTTTTGTAATGATAAACTCGTGAAATTTCCTCCATGATTGAAACATGTCATGGTCAGGTCGACTTGGTAGCCTGCTGCAATTCTTGTTATATCATTTCACAGAAtctcataaaatataaattaatgatatatatatatatatatatatatatatatatatatatatatatatatatatatatatatatatatatatatatatatattcaaaattggATATATAGAAGCATGCCCTTCATTTCAAGGCTATTGGAAACTGAAGAAAtattaaaagtataaaaaaaataaaattactaaGGATGATCAACATTGTATTTGGAAAGCCTGGCCGGAGCTGAGAGACTTTGTTGCTTAGCCGACAGGGAAAATTGGATGCTAGCTAAGTACCCATTTTTGGGGCCAACTCATAGTCTATTTActatggattttaaatccacaaTGCTTAGATCTACTGCATATTTAAAATGGGTTCAAGAAAATTTAGATGTCAGAAcaggatctcatatccaaggctatcaaacacacccatGAGTTTTCTTAGTTTGCATAAGTAAGCTAAAGCATATATAAGTTGCAATGCCTCTGCTTGGTAGAAAATAACTCAAAGTGGGTAAGAAATAAGATTAGTTTATATAGTAGTTGGCAAACTCACCAATCCAACTCCCAAGTTGTCAGAGTCGGCTCGGATCTCCATTTACTGGGTCACGAATCAGGGCCTTCCGAGCGAGCTAGGATCATCACCTGTAGGGGCCTTGGCCgccccagaaaaaaaaattacaaattttgaaacaataattCGGCCTCCCTCATGataaatttctagctccatCCCCGACTAactgcatatttttttttattgtgcattGTTGGATACTTaagtttattaatttttcaattgTAAAATGTAACAAATTTTACTAAATATATGCAAACACGTATGTTACATCTTATTCAGGTCTAGTTGATTTACttatcttcttcatctacttGTAGAAAAAAATGCACTACAAAAACTTATGATCTCGATCAAGCAAAGTGTTGTTGAGCCAACTCTCTTACCGGGTGACCCAGTCGTTAACCGATCCGAGTCCGAGTCATGGGTTTACCAACTATGATTTATATTaatgtgaaattttgattttccttgtTGGTTTGATTTAAACAAGAAGTTTGTGTAAAATCACAAGTTATATTAatgtgaaaaaattattttccttgTTGATTTGATTTAAACGGCGCAGTTTATATAAACTCATAATGAATTAACGCGTCTTACTGCTCGCCCTTCACGTCTCTCTCGTAAACCGTCTGATTATTATTCTCGTAATTGGATTTTCCACCACCATTACGCCAATGAAGCTTACAGTTTAGACAATTAGGATCATCTAACATCTAATTTGCTGCAATCTACCTCTTTTATTccaatatatatgaaaaaaatattttctttttgctatTACAAATTACTTTTGGCATACGTACACAGATCAATCACCAGTAACGATGCATTACATCTCCATTCAAGTATCTACGACTGAGATTCCACACCaactttaacattttttaacaaataaagcTTAAGACCGTGATCTACATGTAACTGATAATCTACATTTCACTTTATCGTTTTATTTCCTTGTGAATAAATGTAGTTTTGATAGATAACCTTCACGATCCAAACTACCATAAAAATTTGTATTAAATTTTACTGCTTACTACTTATTGGCTATAGATGCACACATAAGAATGGGGAATACCTACATATACTACATCATTAACTATAGAGGCAGGAgcgaagccaggatttttttgaggagcgggccaaacggtccacgggtcgggccaagaggagcaacCGGTCagaccaaactaaaaaaatttgatttttttaatataatttttttttcttgcgcTCAGCCGAGCCATGGCCCCCTTGTGTAGAGGTAAGGGAGGGAGACACCCCCAAGAGGCGAAgcccctctcccttttcccctGCATACCTGGGTTCAAAGTAAATAGTGCTAAAGAAACTCAATATCTCTTCTCCTCAGCCGATGCAAGACTAGCGAAAATTTTGATACTTGTATTATTGTGCAAGTGGATATGTTAGTTTTTAGCAATCATTTTTTGGAATCCTAGAGAGGGGTTGGTGCACTGCAAGAGTTGGCAGGTGGCCAGTCTCTATTTCGAGTTCTCAGAATGTCAACTATTTGTGCTGTAAAAGTAATGCATGCACCGACATATAAGTTGAAGCATTGGATAAGACTCCAAAAACAAACGTAGTAGTCTTTGAAGGTGAGGTGAAGAGTGAGAGATTTGGCTCTTTTGTTGGGTGGTAGGATGAATACTCCTCCTGCTCAACCAATAATTACTTGTTAAAAATGATATATAAACGATTTTAAGGTGCATGTGAAAGCATACAAAATTTGAAGGAGAGAACATAACGTTGATTAAAACTTATTTAAATTTGGACCAAAGTTCCAAAACCATTTGTTTCATAATGAACAAGTTACtcgaaatttttattttttttattatttgcattttttgaatTCCTCTTTTTCAggataaaaaaaatccatcttggttaatacttgaaaaaaatggcaaaaaaaacTAGGAATAATATTGGTGACGATAGTTTAATCTATGAAGTAGCTCTCtgcacaaaaattttgggaatATCCGATTAAGGAATTAGATCCGATCATATTTAAGATTTAACTTTgagcaaatatcctatatccaatgcccttagattttgaaaattggcagaTTCTAGTCAAAATtaggatttaaattttaatattaaatttaaattcagatatgactCTTCTTTGCTGATATGAGAATCTAAATATGTAAATCTTCTAAAAAGTagattttttattaaaagtatatttgatttgaatctaatccattgacatctctagttTAAAGTATAATAAAAAGtaagataaaaaatgaaatttacctttatttttcttttaaattataATAAGCAATTTCCTCTGGAATGAAACTCGTTCTAATatcattgttttgttttatgttttgatgCATTGTAGTGGTATCATTAACGCACATATTGACCATGTTTGCTGGTCAAATATTTAATAAGAGCCACGCTCACATAATATGAAGAAAATACTTATTGCCAGAATATTGGATAACACCCTTGCtaacttttttgaaatatttcacTTGAATTTTTTAAGTTCAAGTCATAGTTTCTTGGTTGATGGGGTGAAATTTGGTGTTCATAGATGACTTTGAAGGTGAAAGAGAAACTTGTTAGTTTAACTTTTTGTGCACAAATTATTGTGAGACGTTAAATGATAAATTACATTTGTTATATTGGTTTCTATTTTTATGTCAGTAAGAAATTTCAGTTGACATTGCAACATTTAGTTTAAACTCTGATTGGATGccaaaaaaaacttgtgaaaaagaaaataaaaagtaaaaaaaaaaaaacatttttgggCTCCGGAAACAATCCGGATgcacaattttaaaaatatatatataaaatataaaaaaaaagccacTCAAAGCTAATATCTGGAACCTAACAAATAAAACGAAGTGGAATTTTTGCAAGCATTAAATAAGAAACgttctaaaatctctattttacaATGTTAGAGCTCAATATCACTTTAAATATCAATATAATGTTTGATATCATACTCTTGAGAGCCCAAGAAAATTATATGTGTACTGATGCTGTCATAAGCAAGGAACGTATAGAAAGAAGGCTCTGAAGTAAGGCTTGATGTTCGAGATTAATTCTCagttaaaaattcaaaaacaatatTCTAATTTTAACAAAAGATTCAATTTTAAAGCCAAACTGATCAGCTAAATACAATGCAGCAGCCAATTAGAAAACCTTTACGAATAAACAATTTGCATTTCTTGCCCACAAAAGAATGGGCTTCAAATAATGTTCATAACGTGCATATTCTTATTGAccaaaaatattatataattttttgtaagTAAAATATACACCTTTGACACGGCCTAACCATTTAAGATACCAATTAAGACCCAATTTGCATATTGTATTAAGCAAAACCTCtgatcaattttttatataacgATTGGTAAATTCACTAAGCTTCAAGTTTTTGTATTGTGAAAAGGAATATTAATACACAAATTGAAGCGCGGTTAAAAGCACAACTAAACTTAGAGAGATGAGAAATCAATTGGGAAACGAGTTTTCCCTGAAATTTGCCACAACTAAACAATTTTTCTCATGTGTTTTCCCTGAAATTTGTCCCAACGGAATaatttttctcatctttttttttttttccaaagacaACTTGAATTTGCATAGACTCTTACCGGGTTAGGTCAGCAGCGCCGTGCACACCAAACACATACGCagtcttgaaattttttttctttaaaaaaaaaaattaaaattcaaacatctTCAATTTGGCAATCATAAATAGGTCCCAATCTTGGCGATATTCATATgagcaattaataaaaataaaatcaattcaattcaaCAAAATGAGGGACGACCCCATTGACAAACATAGCGAAACTGCAGctttcttcaaaaccaaaaaccaTGATCCGTCTTCCCTGCGTCCCCTGAGTCTTCCGGATCAGCACCATACTGTCATTGCTGCAGCAGCCgcagaagagggaggaggagaaggtggtGGTGGGTGGTCATGACCAGCGGTCATGGTGGGTGTGCGAGGATGTCGGTGAATAGGATGAGAGGAAGCAGCAGATGATGTTATGCAGGCTTGCAAGCTCAATCTTCCGGGAACCCACCCTTCTCTGGTGGTTTCTTCCATTCTATTCGAACCCAGCTCTCGCTCTCTTGCTCTCATGCACTCAGACTCCTCAATTCTCCTCTACCCACCTTCCCCtttcccctctccctcccctTTCCCCTCCTTCCGTAACCCTATTTCCATTCCGCCACGCTGTTCCTCCGCTTCGTTCCTCCGGCTCGAGGACCGATCGGGCGGCGCCAGGGGAGATGATGGTGGCAGAGTGCTCTTCCTCGCTGTGATGCCGGAGAAGGTGGGCGGTCTGAGGACGATTATCAGAGCGTGGGTCCTCCGGAAGGCGGACGGAGTCTTCGTACGCGCGGGCCTCAGATTGAAGCGCAAGGATGGGGAGGGACCGGTTGCAAAGAACGGGGATCCTGGGGTGGCTCTCGATCTTGCTCATGGGTTTTCCGTGAGGATCGCGGGATCAGTCAATGTCTTCGCGTTGCACTCGTTGTCCGACAAGAAGATCTGGGTGATGGGCGCGAGGGTAGGGGATGTGGGGGCTAAGGATGGTGATGGAGAAGCGGCTTTCGTTGTAGATTTGGTGAAGTGTGCGGTTATTGACTGCGTTTTGCCGATTTATACAATGCGGGTTTTCATGGGGCATCTGATTTTGGGAGAGGACAATGGGGTTAGGGTTTTCCCGTTGAAAGGTCTTGTGAAAGGTAagagaaaagaagtgaaaaatgAATGTTGTACCAATTTGAGGTCTGATAGTTGTCAAGGGAATTGCGAAAAAATCGATGAGGCAGTTGTGGAGGTTGAAGGTGGTGATGATTCTATTCAGGTGGATCTCGGGAATAACATTAAAAAGGGCAGTTTTTCGAAGAGCGACCATGGAATTGGTATTGAAGTTCATGGGAATGGTGGCATACACGAAAACGGCTCCAATCGTAAGGGAGAACAGTGCAAACTCCATTCTGAGACAAACGATTTCTCCAACTTTGAAAATGGTGGTTTGTGCTTTGGAAAGTTTTCCCGAAATGGAATAATAAGGCAGATGGACACAAGCAGCGTCAAATTGTCTTTTGGCTCTTTGGTTTTGCATGAAAATGGCAGTCAACTGAAGTCAAATGAGCTTGTTCACCGTGGTCATTCGAATTCAGTGGATGAAAATGAGATTGAAAAACCGTCTAGTAAACGTACGATAGCTGATACTAAGGATATGAGTGGACAGCTTCCGCGACGCACATCGCAGGCATTAGGAATGCCTTCAGTTGATGTAAGGGAGATGATACATGTGAAGTCTGAGGCAAATAATAACATGGGTAAGTTGGAATTGTTCCAAGTGGTTTACGCTCTAAACGGCAAATCAGACGCCTCTTATTctgatattcaattatttgaacTATTGCATTTGCTGTAGTTGCATTATTGTTTTGTTTGCCTTTCTAATTCTTTGCCTCTTATTTGATGGTCCTACTTGTTGGAATAAAGAATTTCTGTGGCTGAAGCCAGCGTCttaatgttttgttattttggttaGGTAAACctggcttcttctttttttttcgtaaaaatTGATCATTCCGAACTCTTACGACAAACAAAAATAGCTTATGGAAATGTATTTGGTTACTTGCTCCTCTTGGGACATATATGTATGTTGGTTGATGATAAGAAAGTGACAATGGAGCAGGCACTTGAGACTAAATGCTGCATAGATGATAGAGGAACTGGATTTCAATCCTTAGCGAGCATGTATCGAAGCTAACAAAAAATAAGAGTATCAGGATGCCTAcgtcaaatctctctctctctctctctctctatatatatatatatatatatatatatatatatatatataatatgtcaCTGACATTAAATCGTTAACAAAAGTTTTTTGACAGCGAATTTAGTTTAAATACTTTCTACATTGTCAAAGCATCGCGCTGGAATCGATTTAACTAAAAAACAATGGAAAGTGCATGCTTCGAGATGAGGAAAATCATGGGAAGCAAACAGATTATCACATGCTGGCATCCGACTGCTCACTATGAGTCTACAAGACTCTTTGACTTGATAAACTTCTTTCTCACATTGAAGACCTTGGATTATGATTCCTGTGGCATAATCACTGATTGCCTTATACAGACCTGAATTTCAATGCCTAAGCTGAAAGAACGCCATTGTTGTCAACTGGTATTACAGCCTACAGTGTGGTTGTTGCCTTATGGAAACCAGGATTATCAATGACTAAGCTGAAACAAACCACTAATATCAACTGGTGGTAGAACCTCTCCTATTCTCATGCAAATTCAGATGAGTATTTGATTAAAGTTGATCAATGACTAACTGAAAATGACCAGCAATGTCAACTTCTGGTAGAGCCTATCATATGTTCTGGCAAATGCAGGCaaatatttgattaaaattGAACTAATTTTTTCTGGTAGCTTTGCAACACGTGTTGAACTGGAACTCTAATATGGCCAGCCTTTTATAATCTGTCTTTCCCATTTCTGCAGTAAGTGCTCTTTTGCAAAACTCATTCAGGTGATGGATCTAAAAGTGTTTGCTTCACAATTCTTTTTGTTTATAGTTGTAAGCCACTGGATATAAGgaaaaaatttggaattttgtGCTGCATTCTTGATAAGACAAGAGGGCAGATGGTTCACTATAGTGTATCTCTATGGTTTCGATGGGAGTTTCTTTTGGCATTGCCACTAGTTGGCTTCTCTTGTGAGAAAGCTTGGGGACTTCTGGAAGCTTTATCTGTTATTGTGATTGTTAGATGCAAGGGGTGTAGTCAGCTATTGGATTATTCAAGTAGGAAGGTGACTATAGGAGCATCAATATTCTGCTACCAGCTgcaacttcaaagttcaaaacagTATTATCTGAACCGAGCTTTGTTGATGCAAGTGTTCAGGTGGTCTTTCTGTGTTGATGCAATAGTGTTATCCTAGGCACTCTTCATTGATGGATCTCTCTACTAGTTGACAAGGCTATATCCAAGTCAGGCAGCTCTGTTCAACAAAAAATAGTCTACGTATTTGATTTGATGCCTGCATATCAACCAACAATCTGATAAGTTAGTCACTGAGACGAATAACATGGCTTCATGTTTATAGATAGGATCCACACTTTGGTTGACATCATTTCAGTTGAACATTTCAGCCAACAAAAGAGCATGACCTTGCAGAAATCATGCTTGCTAGTTTTATCCTTATCTACCACCCTAACTGTTGGCATATCTAGGGAGCAAACTATAAATCATGAGCAATGACATGGATGTGAAATGCAAATAGGGGCTCTAAATGCAGAGTCTGCTACAGTAAAGATGTCGGCTTCTATGAAGTCATTGGTTGATGAGAAATTCAATAACCGGAAAAAACCATGTAAACATGGTATGCTATTTTGCTAAATGGTTCATTAAAAGGAACtttttctactatatgatgaGATTCTACTATATGTTTTATTTATGTAAATACAGTAATGTGACTTCTTGCTGAGATATTGTCGAGGAAGAATTTACAAGTGTCATCAGATGCCTATCTGCCACCTTTCTTTAAACAGCATAACGTTTCGTGTTAAACCAGAAGTAATACTTTTGCTTAAAATTAAGACATCAAGGTTGATGGGAGCTTCATTTGAGACTGATGAAAGATGAACATGCAGATTGAGCGTATGCTGCTAAAGAAATTCTTGGATTGAAGTTTGAATTGCCTTTCACTAGCAGGAGGAGCATCTCCATGCTTGTTGTAGATGGAAGACATTTCTGTTAATAATGGTGTGAAATTGATTTAGTGTGGAAGATAGCAATGTCCATTATTGGCCGTTCTGCCTCCTAAACTTGGTAACACCTGAAATAAGGGATAGGTTAGATGTGAAGCTGGAAGATCTTTGTGCTAGTTAAGAATTGTGAAGTTTCTTTCAATGAGTAGGTTGTCGAGAAGAATCTCATGATTGAACAACATGTGCAGGGAGACCTCTTTTCTGGAGCTGGGCAATAGGCACCTGTGCGTGTTAATAGTCAATTTCCTAAATCAAGGGCTTGAGCAACCTGTTTACTTTGTGACGCATTATGAAGTAAAGCTTGGGATGCAGACCTGCTTTTGCAGTTATTTTGCATCATAATTTTACAATCAAAATGTGAACATGACGGTTCATGCAGTTGAGCATCTAGTTGGAATGTCTGTCTGAATAACATTTATATATctattttcaaacttttgtttcatctttATTTCCTTATTTTGGATATCACATGTTttcctttatatttttcaaaacatgaggTTTGTAAAATGTTAAAGATGAAATAGTTATCTCACATGATCAAGTTGTGCTAGATAGATACTTCAGCAGATtctggaaaaaatgaaaaggaaccATATGTGTGCTTCATGATTTTATCTCGAATTAGATCCTGTTGATCCATGATCTTATACTTTGTATTATGGAGACTTTACCATTTAATCTAAAAATCTTCttattgatcattttttgtCTGCAGTTCAATTTCGGACAATCAAGTTGAGACAGGACTCATGTGGATTTGGCGCATTTTTTGCAGCCTTCAAAAATTCCAACTGTAAAGCAGTTGCAATCCATTCCTTGTCCCAGAGAATATTTTTAGTTTTGGATTCAGCTGGCATTATCCACTTGTTGTGTCTTTCCCGTACCACTCAAGGCTCATCATCTGGACGAGCATCCGTTGCTTTGAGAAACATGTGCACAACTCCTTTAAGTTGTCCTGTAAAAGTTCAGATGCTAGGAGTCATTCATGATGCACCAAGTAGATAGctttcttttacttgtctatttatttatttctcttttattaCAAGTTCCACAGATCCATCTTGACATTATCATAACTTGCAGAGACATCAACAATTTGGGTAGCAGACGGATTTCATTCAGTGTATCTGATGAACTTACCTGATATAAGTGTTCCTGCTGATAAGATTGAGAATGCACAATGGAGTGACAAATCATTGCATTTGTCAGGTTTGGACATTTCAGAACctggatcttaaattcatgcaAGTGTAGACTTAGATGTCATGATTAAACAGAATCTACTGTTTCTGATCAGTAATAGACATACCTGGTTAAACTGTTCATATTATTGGCATATTAAAAGCATTTTACTAGCTTGCATAGAACTTCAGTCACATGCATACATAGGAGCAGGTATTACAAATTTAGATTACTCTATGTACATTGTTTATTTACTTGAACTGGATCTATGAATTCGATATAAACAGCTTCATTCTTTCTTATTATTGGACAATGGTTTGAATGAAAACACTGGCAAGATTTATGTAAAGCCAGAAATATGTTCAAGCAGTTCTGTTAGAATATGGATCAATCAGACAAAttgttttgttatttgaggTTCTAATATATAATTTTCTGCTTTCTTATTTGTTATAAATGTTTGTCTTTATGCCAGCATGTCAAGCAATCTTCTCAAGTGAAAAGATCCAGGAAATTGTCCCCTTTGCTGGAAATTCATTATTTGTTCTTGGACAAGGTTTGTACTGAACTTATGGTGGAGAGCAGTTACCTCTGAggaagaattttattttttcgttttatGACATATTGGTTACCTATTATCTTATGTTATTTGGTTGGTTGTTTTAAATCTGCAGAGCATATTTTTGCTTATTCTGTTCCTTGGAGCTGATGCACTTTAATTTGCCTGTGGTGGTAAGGTAAATTACGCTTCTGTAAGCTGGAAATGTTAATTCTGGTATCATTAATACGGCCTTGATTTCCTAGCTAATAGATGAAATTCTTTTACCACTACGCACAACTATTTGGTTCAAAAATTTCTATTGGCAAGAAACAGTGTCATAATTAACATTTCTGTGATGAAAAATCTATAATTTCTCTTTCATTGTAAGGCACATTTCAGGAAATCTCTTGACACCTTTTTCCTTTATGGAATCACTGACCTGTTGCTTAGGTATATAATCAAATATCTATTATGGTTGCTGTATTTGATGCATATTCTCAAAGTTGCCATAAATGCTGTTTGAATGTTTTGTCTGCTACATGGTTCATTACTTGAGGAGTAGTAGTATTTGGTCGGTCCTGCAGTTAGCAGGAATGgcaaaaaaagacaaataaaataaaaagtcttTTGTTATGCATTCGATTCATATGATTTTTTCTGCATTGGTTTGTCAAGGGATTGGTTCAGGGAACAAGTCCTGATCTGAACCTAAAGTCAATGGAAAAACTTACCTTGGTTGacatgatttttaaatatttgacatGAAAGGTTGAATAGATCTTCTGGTAAAAATGATTACATGTCAATATCATGTAACTCATGTTAGAACTAGAAGTAATATTACTGTTGTTTGTTGTTCATCTGGGTTAAACGTTGTGTCTTTCAGTTATTGTGGTGAAATTTGTTACAATTGTTTAACGTGGTCACTTCTAAAATTGGTAAGGTGTTGATGTGTAGTCTGACTCAATCTAGCTTTGGGTGACAGTATACTATATCTTAAATGTGGACGAAGTATTTATAATTCCACTCTTCTACTTGGTGATAATCATTAGGGCATTCTTGTTGCTTGTATTAAATTCCCAAGTCTTTTATCTAGTGCTTGTTCTTAAGAGATCGAGTGATCAGTTCCCCAAGGGGATGAAGGATACTACTATAGAAGTTATGGATGCTGTAAAATGATTGATAGCTTAATACTTTTgctgattgattttttttttttttggagccaTATTTTCATCATAGTGCAAAAACAACTCTGGTTCCCATGTTGATTTGCAGCAAAGTTTCAAGTGGAGCATTACATGAGACTATTTCAATTCCTAGCCAGTAGCCACTGTGTTGGCTTCAGTTCAAGATTAGGCGTGGCAGGGTGA
This window of the Nymphaea colorata isolate Beijing-Zhang1983 chromosome 2, ASM883128v2, whole genome shotgun sequence genome carries:
- the LOC116247940 gene encoding uncharacterized protein LOC116247940; protein product: MQACKLNLPGTHPSLVVSSILFEPSSRSLALMHSDSSILLYPPSPFPSPSPFPSFRNPISIPPRCSSASFLRLEDRSGGARGDDGGRVLFLAVMPEKVGGLRTIIRAWVLRKADGVFVRAGLRLKRKDGEGPVAKNGDPGVALDLAHGFSVRIAGSVNVFALHSLSDKKIWVMGARVGDVGAKDGDGEAAFVVDLVKCAVIDCVLPIYTMRVFMGHLILGEDNGVRVFPLKGLVKGKRKEVKNECCTNLRSDSCQGNCEKIDEAVVEVEGGDDSIQVDLGNNIKKGSFSKSDHGIGIEVHGNGGIHENGSNRKGEQCKLHSETNDFSNFENGGLCFGKFSRNGIIRQMDTSSVKLSFGSLVLHENGSQLKSNELVHRGHSNSVDENEIEKPSSKRTIADTKDMSGQLPRRTSQALGMPSVDVREMIHVKSEANNNMVQFRTIKLRQDSCGFGAFFAAFKNSNCKAVAIHSLSQRIFLVLDSAGIIHLLCLSRTTQGSSSGRASVALRNMCTTPLSCPVKVQMLGVIHDAPKTSTIWVADGFHSVYLMNLPDISVPADKIENAQWSDKSLHLSACQAIFSSEKIQEIVPFAGNSLFVLGQEHIFAYSVPWS